Proteins from a genomic interval of Diaphorobacter sp. HDW4A:
- a CDS encoding alpha/beta-hydrolase family protein — MRQDDDAALASGTTSDGWFTRLRRSLLARLGNTGLVLGTLFFAASLTPSLTPRITVAQAVLSGMCLAAGYGLGVLLRWLWGYLELPLPGPAGQPRRRRIAVVACAVIAALALWRSQHWENIVRELMHLAPAGPSRILGVLAGAAVVALLLVVLGRIALMIIKAVMRLVTRKVPRRIAHVVGAIAGVLLLVGLVNGVILSSLLDTLDASYRQADALIPPDMPPPTEWDSPGSAQSLVAWNQLGRMGRRYVDARPTADELAAYAGPGAKAPLRVYAGLPTGDTPEERAQLALEELKRVGGFERKALIIITPTGTGWVDPSGIDGIEYLYRGDVASVAVQYSYLSSPLTLFLDPDTGGVTARALFREVYGYWRTLPPERRPKLYLHGLSLGALNSERSFEMFELLGEPFDGAVWSGPPFAASKWAGLTRSRNPGSPVWLPQFQDGSFVRFMNQDGSSTPPGTPWGPMRVVYLQYGSDAVTFFDRHGFFREPELLDAPRPPDVSPAMRWYPVVTMMQMAMDTSLSMSAPMGFGHVYAPSHYINAWLEVTGIDDWSPEDVARLQRHLDERRAEELSKDGGEETVDG, encoded by the coding sequence ATGCGACAGGACGACGACGCTGCACTCGCTTCCGGTACTACATCCGATGGCTGGTTCACCCGGCTCCGGCGTTCGCTGCTGGCGCGCCTTGGCAATACCGGGCTCGTGCTGGGGACGTTGTTCTTCGCCGCCTCGCTCACGCCCAGCCTCACGCCACGGATCACGGTCGCGCAGGCGGTGCTGTCGGGCATGTGCCTGGCCGCCGGCTACGGCCTGGGCGTGCTGCTGCGCTGGCTGTGGGGATACCTGGAGCTGCCGCTCCCCGGGCCGGCGGGACAGCCGCGTCGCCGCCGTATCGCGGTCGTCGCCTGCGCGGTCATCGCCGCGCTCGCGCTTTGGCGCAGCCAGCATTGGGAAAACATCGTCCGCGAACTGATGCACCTGGCTCCCGCCGGTCCATCGCGCATCCTGGGCGTACTCGCGGGTGCGGCGGTCGTGGCGCTGCTGCTGGTCGTGCTGGGCCGCATCGCGCTGATGATCATCAAGGCGGTGATGCGCCTGGTCACCCGCAAGGTGCCGCGACGGATCGCGCACGTGGTCGGTGCGATCGCCGGCGTGCTGCTGCTGGTGGGCCTGGTCAACGGCGTGATCCTGTCCTCGTTGCTGGACACCCTGGACGCCTCCTATCGCCAGGCCGATGCACTGATCCCGCCCGACATGCCGCCGCCGACCGAATGGGACAGCCCCGGCAGCGCGCAGTCGCTAGTGGCCTGGAACCAGCTCGGGCGCATGGGCCGGCGCTACGTCGATGCCCGCCCCACCGCCGACGAACTCGCCGCCTACGCCGGTCCCGGCGCCAAGGCGCCGCTGCGCGTGTACGCGGGCCTGCCCACCGGCGACACGCCCGAAGAGCGCGCCCAGCTGGCGCTGGAAGAACTCAAGCGCGTCGGCGGCTTCGAGCGCAAGGCGCTGATCATCATCACTCCGACCGGCACCGGTTGGGTCGACCCGTCCGGCATCGACGGCATCGAATATCTCTACCGCGGCGATGTGGCCAGCGTCGCGGTGCAGTACTCGTACCTGTCCAGTCCGCTGACGCTGTTCCTGGATCCGGACACAGGCGGGGTCACCGCGCGCGCACTGTTCCGCGAGGTCTACGGCTACTGGCGCACGCTGCCGCCCGAGCGGCGGCCGAAGCTGTACCTGCACGGCCTGAGCCTGGGCGCGCTCAATTCGGAACGCTCGTTCGAGATGTTCGAGCTGCTCGGCGAACCATTCGATGGCGCGGTCTGGAGCGGACCTCCGTTCGCCGCCAGCAAGTGGGCCGGGCTGACCCGCTCGCGCAATCCCGGTTCGCCGGTGTGGCTGCCGCAGTTCCAGGACGGCTCGTTCGTCCGCTTCATGAACCAGGACGGCAGCTCCACCCCGCCCGGCACGCCGTGGGGCCCGATGCGCGTGGTCTACCTGCAGTACGGCAGCGACGCGGTGACGTTCTTCGACCGTCACGGCTTCTTCCGCGAACCGGAACTGCTCGATGCCCCGCGCCCGCCGGACGTATCCCCGGCGATGCGCTGGTATCCGGTCGTGACGATGATGCAGATGGCAATGGATACTTCGCTGTCGATGAGCGCACCAATGGGTTTCGGCCACGTCTACGCGCCATCGCACTACATCAACGCCTGGCTGGAAGTCACCGGCATCGACGACTGGTCGCCCGAAGACGTGGCCCGCCTGCAGCGCCACCTGGATGAGCGCCGGGCCGAAGAGCTGTCCAAGGATGGCGGCGAGGAGACCGTGGACGGCTGA
- a CDS encoding DUF427 domain-containing protein, producing the protein MKATWNGAVIAQSDDTVVVEGNHYFPDSSLNREYVTSSDHKSSCPWKGQASYYSLIVNGETNRDAAWYYANPKPGAEMVKDRVAFWKGVKVEA; encoded by the coding sequence ATGAAAGCCACATGGAACGGCGCAGTGATTGCGCAGAGCGACGACACGGTGGTCGTAGAGGGGAATCACTACTTTCCCGACAGTTCGCTCAACCGCGAATATGTCACCTCGAGCGATCACAAGAGCAGTTGCCCTTGGAAAGGCCAAGCGAGCTATTACTCGCTCATCGTGAACGGCGAGACGAATCGGGATGCAGCCTGGTACTACGCCAACCCAAAGCCGGGGGCAGAAATGGTGAAAGATAGAGTCGCCTTCTGGAAAGGTGTGAAGGTCGAAGCATAG
- a CDS encoding DUF3592 domain-containing protein, which translates to MSAGLQRTPPRSLLFAVWLLLGAPVLYYGAESIQGARDTLDSRHWPHVTGTIVKHETRGRRYCSVPVIHYTYVVRDNAFESSARVPGVEQCFRSEVASRVANSYPPGSSVRVYYDPQSPQNAALLPGYMTRSAWEGVVFFPMFFLGWLYWGSLLLKGLRSAPKVA; encoded by the coding sequence ATGTCCGCCGGCTTGCAGAGAACGCCACCCCGTTCATTGCTGTTTGCCGTTTGGTTGCTGCTCGGTGCTCCAGTCCTGTACTACGGCGCGGAGTCGATCCAAGGCGCCCGAGATACCCTGGACTCAAGGCATTGGCCACACGTCACGGGCACCATCGTCAAGCACGAAACCCGCGGAAGGAGGTATTGTTCCGTACCCGTCATCCACTACACATACGTGGTGCGCGACAACGCTTTTGAGTCGAGCGCAAGGGTGCCAGGAGTGGAACAGTGCTTTCGATCCGAGGTCGCGAGCCGCGTAGCAAACAGCTACCCGCCCGGCAGTTCTGTGCGCGTCTACTATGACCCGCAGTCTCCACAGAATGCGGCACTGTTACCTGGATACATGACTCGCAGTGCATGGGAGGGTGTCGTTTTCTTTCCCATGTTCTTCCTGGGTTGGCTGTATTGGGGGTCGCTCTTGCTTAAAGGTCTTCGCAGTGCCCCAAAAGTGGCCTAA
- a CDS encoding aspartate/glutamate racemase family protein, producing the protein MKTIGLLGGMSWESTVPYYRQINEAVKVRLGGLHSAKVVLNSVDFAEIERLQHRGDWDSAGAVLADAARALERAGADFLVLCTNTMHKVAPAIESAVTIPLLHIADPTAAAIRTAGLSRIGLLGTRFTMEQDFYRGRLVEQHGINVLTPEADDRELVHRVIYEELCLGRIEARSRQAYRDVMQRLVERGAEGIILGCTEISMLVGEEDASVPLFDTTAVHAAAAAQLALAAIDSASLRAHM; encoded by the coding sequence ATGAAAACCATCGGTCTCCTCGGCGGCATGAGCTGGGAATCCACTGTTCCCTATTACCGCCAGATCAATGAAGCCGTGAAGGTCCGACTCGGCGGGTTGCATTCGGCGAAGGTCGTGCTCAACAGCGTCGATTTCGCCGAGATCGAGCGCCTGCAGCACCGTGGCGATTGGGATTCGGCCGGCGCCGTGCTCGCCGACGCCGCCCGGGCGCTCGAGCGTGCCGGCGCGGATTTCCTCGTGCTGTGTACGAATACCATGCACAAGGTCGCGCCTGCCATCGAGTCGGCCGTGACGATTCCGCTGCTTCACATTGCCGACCCGACGGCGGCCGCGATACGCACGGCCGGCTTGTCCCGCATCGGTCTGCTCGGCACACGCTTCACGATGGAGCAGGATTTCTACCGTGGCCGCCTGGTCGAGCAGCATGGCATCAACGTGCTGACACCCGAGGCCGACGACCGCGAGCTCGTGCACCGGGTGATCTACGAGGAGCTCTGTCTGGGGCGCATCGAAGCGCGTTCGCGCCAGGCCTATCGCGACGTGATGCAGCGCCTGGTCGAGCGCGGCGCAGAAGGCATCATCCTGGGCTGCACCGAAATTTCGATGCTGGTGGGCGAGGAGGACGCAAGCGTTCCGCTGTTCGACACGACGGCGGTTCACGCCGCCGCCGCGGCACAACTGGCGTTGGCGGCTATCGATTCCGCTTCGCTTCGAGCGCACATGTAA